One window from the genome of Leptospira ryugenii encodes:
- a CDS encoding sensor histidine kinase encodes MIPTLRKLIYAGVTEERDPESSLRIQLANISALLAISSNILYSILFYSYDSLGKFLIPAINTPFAFILSYAIYLNHKHYYTTSRVLILSCIPLVVFLTTYLFYGNLLGAHYNFLLIALLPFLVLSYKHKYLILAYFLLNLFLYTYIGFLHEPPYLTPESPFFDFRVRESFQISSVASCFLILAAVLFYFLRNTERNQQEIKRTNLYKERIFSILAHDLKGPIGSMGTFLSILLESWKKYSAEEITNSLKELQKNANQSYVVLENLLEWVKNDTKRYHFIPERVGLEQLLQNSLELFSVIALEKKIHWDIKVAKEHIAFVDERMMASIFRNLLSNAIKFSPIGGKVEIESKDLGHQTEISFLNEGKPIPLFVQEAIMNRHPIKSEFGTMGERGTGIGLLVSYELLLVQSGEFWIESREGYGTKMILRLPKGS; translated from the coding sequence ATGATTCCGACTCTAAGAAAGTTGATTTATGCAGGGGTTACAGAAGAACGTGACCCCGAATCTAGCCTTCGGATTCAATTGGCAAACATATCCGCTCTGCTTGCAATTTCATCGAATATCCTTTATAGCATTCTTTTTTATAGCTATGATTCTCTGGGTAAGTTTTTAATCCCTGCAATCAATACCCCGTTTGCCTTCATTTTATCTTATGCGATCTATTTAAACCATAAACATTATTACACAACGTCCAGAGTTCTGATCCTTTCCTGTATTCCGTTAGTTGTTTTTTTAACAACCTACCTTTTTTACGGAAATTTATTGGGCGCTCATTATAATTTTTTGCTCATTGCACTTTTACCGTTTTTGGTTTTATCTTATAAACATAAATATTTAATCTTAGCATATTTTTTATTAAATTTATTCTTATATACATATATTGGCTTCTTACATGAGCCTCCTTATCTCACGCCCGAGAGCCCATTTTTTGATTTTAGAGTGAGAGAGTCCTTCCAGATCAGCTCTGTTGCCTCTTGTTTTTTGATTCTTGCTGCCGTACTTTTTTACTTTCTGAGAAATACAGAAAGAAATCAACAAGAGATCAAACGAACCAATCTATATAAAGAAAGAATCTTTTCTATTTTAGCTCATGATCTAAAAGGTCCCATAGGAAGTATGGGTACTTTTTTGTCTATCTTACTGGAATCTTGGAAAAAATATTCTGCAGAAGAGATTACAAATTCACTAAAAGAACTACAAAAAAATGCAAACCAAAGTTATGTTGTCTTAGAAAATCTTTTGGAATGGGTAAAGAACGATACCAAACGCTATCATTTTATTCCTGAGCGAGTCGGATTGGAGCAACTGTTACAAAACTCTTTAGAGTTGTTTTCAGTGATCGCACTCGAAAAAAAGATTCATTGGGACATTAAAGTTGCAAAGGAACATATTGCCTTTGTTGATGAACGGATGATGGCCTCCATTTTTCGCAATCTTCTCTCGAATGCGATAAAGTTTTCTCCTATTGGAGGAAAAGTGGAAATTGAATCCAAAGACTTAGGCCACCAAACAGAAATTTCATTTTTAAATGAAGGAAAACCAATCCCCTTGTTTGTCCAAGAAGCAATCATGAACCGCCACCCAATCAAATCAGAATTTGGAACGATGGGGGAAAGAGGAACTGGCATAGGTTTACTTGTCAGCTATGAATTATTGCTTGTCCAGTCTGGGGAGTTTTGGATAGAATCGAGGGAGGGTTATGGGACAAAGATGATCCTTAGATTACCGAAGGGATCCTAA
- the lsa20 gene encoding LIC11469 family lipoprotein adhesin Lsa20: MFPYFIRFLCLVLMFCFAHCGKTDKNAAQELSLNEPSKAKQVHIQISWEYSQIPLKMQIYEPSVGQALDLWTTGSVTDAKPKPFSIPIEDSSFWMSPGSKKQFVLVMKNESDKEIYFFAAPHQALPVEHSFGFKFKCLCVNHAFIVPPKETWYRVVELRLSPEFVGDRLSITHHIIGMSKERMFEFKKGAKQELHNEMD; the protein is encoded by the coding sequence TTGTTTCCCTATTTCATACGGTTCTTGTGCCTTGTTCTCATGTTTTGTTTTGCCCATTGTGGAAAAACAGACAAAAACGCAGCACAAGAACTAAGTCTAAACGAACCAAGTAAGGCCAAACAGGTTCATATTCAAATTTCTTGGGAATATTCACAAATCCCATTGAAAATGCAAATCTATGAACCATCTGTCGGCCAAGCCTTAGATCTTTGGACAACTGGTTCCGTTACTGATGCAAAACCAAAGCCTTTCTCTATACCCATCGAAGATTCAAGTTTTTGGATGTCTCCCGGTTCAAAAAAACAATTTGTCCTCGTCATGAAGAATGAAAGTGATAAAGAAATTTATTTCTTTGCAGCTCCTCACCAGGCCTTACCTGTAGAACATAGCTTTGGTTTTAAATTCAAATGTCTATGTGTGAACCACGCCTTCATTGTCCCTCCCAAAGAAACGTGGTATCGTGTCGTGGAATTAAGATTGTCGCCTGAGTTTGTTGGAGATCGGCTTTCCATCACACACCACATCATTGGTATGAGCAAAGAGAGGATGTTCGAATTCAAAAAAGGTGCCAAGCAAGAGCTTCACAACGAGATGGATTGA